One genomic window of Polaromonas sp. SP1 includes the following:
- the rpmD gene encoding 50S ribosomal protein L30, translating into MTKETKVKVQLVRSPIGTKESHRATVRGLGLRGVNSVSELQDTPAVRGMINKISYLVKIV; encoded by the coding sequence ATGACCAAAGAAACCAAAGTAAAAGTCCAGCTGGTTCGCAGCCCGATTGGCACCAAGGAATCGCATCGCGCCACCGTGCGCGGTCTGGGCCTTCGTGGCGTCAACAGCGTCAGCGAATTGCAGGACACGCCCGCAGTGCGCGGCATGATCAACAAGATCAGCTATCTGGTCAAGATTGTCTGA
- the rplO gene encoding 50S ribosomal protein L15, whose product MELNGIKPGQGAKHAKRRVGRGIGSGLGKTSGRGHKGQKSRAGGYHKVGFEGGQMPMQRRLPKRGFKSHLLKFNAEVTLSALEQLGLAEVDLLALKTAGLVGQLAKNVKVIKSGELSKAVKLNGISATAGAKAIIEAAGGSVA is encoded by the coding sequence ATGGAATTGAACGGAATCAAGCCAGGCCAAGGCGCCAAACATGCCAAACGACGTGTCGGTCGCGGCATTGGCTCCGGTCTGGGTAAAACATCTGGACGCGGCCACAAGGGTCAAAAGTCCCGCGCAGGCGGCTACCACAAGGTAGGCTTCGAGGGCGGTCAAATGCCCATGCAACGTCGTTTGCCAAAACGTGGCTTCAAGTCGCATCTGCTGAAATTCAATGCAGAAGTCACTTTGAGCGCGCTGGAACAGCTCGGCCTGGCCGAAGTGGATCTGCTGGCACTGAAGACGGCTGGCCTGGTGGGTCAGCTCGCCAAGAACGTCAAGGTTATCAAGTCGGGTGAGCTGTCCAAGGCTGTGAAGCTGAACGGCATTTCCGCCACGGCAGGTGCCAAGGCCATCATTGAAGCCGCCGGCGGCTCCGTCGCTTAA
- the infA gene encoding translation initiation factor IF-1, with protein sequence MSKDDVIQMQGEVVENLPNATFRVKLENGHVVLGHISGKMRMHYIRILPGDKVTVELTPYDLSRARIVFRAK encoded by the coding sequence ATGTCTAAAGACGATGTGATCCAGATGCAAGGCGAGGTTGTAGAAAACCTCCCCAATGCGACTTTCAGGGTGAAGCTGGAAAATGGACATGTTGTACTGGGGCATATCTCGGGAAAAATGCGTATGCACTACATCCGCATTCTTCCCGGTGACAAGGTAACGGTTGAATTGACGCCTTACGATTTATCGCGTGCACGAATTGTTTTCCGTGCCAAGTAA
- the rpsE gene encoding 30S ribosomal protein S5, which translates to MAKFQAKSNNDAPDDGLKEKMIAVNRVTKVVKGGRILGFAALTVVGDGDGRVGMGKGKSKEVPAAVQKAMEEARRNMTKVSLKNGTIHHNVFGHHGAASVMMAPAPKGTGIIAGGPMRAVFEVMGITDIVAKSHGSSNPYNMVRATMDALNNSTTASEIAAKRGKSVEEIFG; encoded by the coding sequence ATGGCTAAGTTTCAAGCAAAATCGAACAACGACGCTCCAGACGATGGTCTGAAGGAAAAAATGATCGCGGTCAACCGCGTGACCAAAGTCGTGAAGGGCGGCCGTATCCTCGGTTTCGCCGCGCTCACGGTGGTTGGTGACGGTGACGGCCGCGTTGGCATGGGCAAGGGCAAATCGAAAGAAGTACCTGCGGCTGTGCAAAAGGCAATGGAAGAAGCGCGTCGCAACATGACCAAGGTCTCGTTGAAGAACGGCACGATTCACCACAATGTGTTCGGCCACCACGGTGCTGCCAGCGTCATGATGGCGCCGGCTCCCAAGGGTACCGGTATCATTGCCGGCGGCCCAATGCGCGCTGTTTTCGAAGTAATGGGTATCACCGACATCGTCGCCAAGAGCCACGGTTCGAGCAACCCATACAACATGGTGCGCGCCACGATGGATGCACTGAACAACTCCACGACTGCTTCGGAAATCGCGGCCAAGCGTGGCAAATCCGTCGAAGAAATCTTCGGCTAA
- the secY gene encoding preprotein translocase subunit SecY — translation MATNSAQIAKTGKYGDLRNRLVFLLLALVVYRIGAHIPVPGIDPGQLKELFKGQQGGILNLFNMFSGGALSRFTVFALGIMPYISASIIMQLLTYVVPTFEQMKKEGEAGRRKITQYTRYGTLALALFQSMGIAVALESSPGLVLVPGFGFRMTAVFSLTAGTMFLMWLGEQITERGLGNGISILIFAGIAAGLPSAMGGLLELVRTGAMSILIAILIVAVVVLVTYFVVFVERGQRKILVNYARRQVGNKVYGGQSSHLPLKLNMAGVIPPIFASSIILLPATVVGWFSSGESMRWLKDIASTLTPGQPIYVMLYASAIVFFCFFYTALVFNSRETADNLKKSGAFIPGIRPGDQTARYIDKILVRLTLAGAVYITFVCLLPEFLILKYNVPFYFGGTSLMIIVVVTMDFMAQVQNYMMSQQYESLLKKANFKTSLGG, via the coding sequence GTGGCAACTAACTCGGCTCAAATTGCGAAAACCGGCAAGTACGGTGATTTGCGGAACAGGCTTGTGTTTTTGCTGCTGGCCCTGGTGGTGTACCGCATTGGCGCGCACATCCCGGTGCCAGGGATTGACCCTGGTCAGTTGAAAGAACTTTTCAAGGGTCAGCAAGGCGGCATATTGAATCTGTTCAATATGTTCTCCGGTGGCGCCCTGTCGCGATTCACGGTGTTTGCCTTGGGCATCATGCCGTACATCTCGGCCTCGATCATCATGCAACTGCTCACGTATGTCGTTCCGACGTTCGAGCAGATGAAAAAAGAAGGTGAGGCGGGTCGTCGCAAGATTACCCAGTACACCCGTTACGGTACTTTAGCCCTAGCCTTGTTCCAGTCCATGGGCATTGCCGTAGCACTTGAGAGTTCACCGGGCCTGGTGTTGGTGCCTGGTTTTGGATTCCGCATGACGGCCGTGTTTAGCCTGACGGCCGGCACGATGTTTTTGATGTGGCTGGGTGAGCAGATTACCGAGCGTGGCTTGGGTAACGGAATTTCGATTCTGATTTTTGCAGGCATTGCGGCAGGATTGCCGAGCGCGATGGGCGGTTTGCTGGAGCTGGTGCGTACAGGCGCAATGAGCATTCTGATCGCCATCTTGATCGTCGCTGTCGTTGTGTTGGTGACCTATTTTGTGGTGTTTGTGGAGCGTGGGCAGCGCAAGATTCTTGTGAATTACGCCCGGCGACAGGTGGGCAATAAGGTCTATGGCGGCCAGTCATCGCACTTGCCTTTGAAGTTGAATATGGCGGGTGTGATTCCCCCCATCTTTGCTTCGTCGATCATTTTGCTGCCCGCAACTGTGGTGGGATGGTTCAGTTCGGGTGAAAGCATGCGCTGGCTGAAAGATATCGCCAGCACGCTGACACCAGGCCAGCCTATTTATGTGATGCTGTATGCCAGCGCGATCGTGTTCTTCTGCTTTTTCTACACGGCACTGGTATTTAACAGCCGAGAAACCGCAGACAACCTGAAAAAGAGCGGCGCGTTCATTCCTGGTATTCGTCCGGGTGACCAGACAGCTCGCTACATTGACAAAATCCTGGTGCGCTTGACGTTGGCGGGTGCTGTATACATCACCTTCGTATGTCTGCTGCCGGAGTTTTTGATTTTGAAATACAACGTGCCGTTCTATTTCGGCGGCACGTCGTTGATGATTATTGTCGTGGTGACCATGGATTTCATGGCACAGGTACAGAACTACATGATGTCGCAACAGTATGAGTCGTTGCTAAAAAAGGCGAACTTCAAGACGTCACTGGGCGGTTAA
- the rplR gene encoding 50S ribosomal protein L18 translates to MLTKKEQRLRRSRQTRIRIATQGVARLTVNRTNLHIYASVISGDGTKVLAAASTAEVEVRKEIGASGKGGNVAAAQAIGKRIAEKAKAAGVEKVAFDRAGFAYHGRVKALADAAREAGLQF, encoded by the coding sequence ATGTTGACCAAAAAAGAGCAGCGCCTTCGTCGTTCACGCCAGACCCGCATCCGCATTGCTACGCAAGGTGTTGCCCGTCTGACCGTCAATCGCACCAATCTGCACATCTACGCCAGCGTTATTTCTGGCGACGGCACCAAGGTTCTGGCTGCCGCTTCCACTGCAGAGGTGGAAGTGCGCAAGGAAATCGGCGCCTCGGGTAAAGGTGGAAACGTTGCTGCTGCGCAAGCCATTGGCAAGCGCATTGCTGAAAAGGCAAAAGCAGCAGGTGTTGAAAAAGTGGCGTTTGATCGCGCCGGTTTTGCGTACCACGGCCGCGTTAAAGCGCTGGCTGATGCGGCTCGCGAAGCTGGTTTGCAGTTCTAA